The Opitutus sp. ER46 genome segment CGTCCGGGCCTGCGCCTGAGCTTGGGCCTCGAGTTGGCGGGTAAGAAGCTGGATCTGCTGTTCGAGACGCTGGACTTGCGCGCGAAGGGCATCGACCTCGGCCCGGTCAACGGGCTGGGCGTAGGCCAGCGATGAAATCGCCAGCAAGGCAGCCAGGAGGCTGCGCAGAGAGAACACGTGCTTCATCGGGATCAGTGCTTTGGTCTGTTGGTGGGAAAACGGACAGCGGACGCGACTGCCGGAGAAAAAGTGGATGCGGGACCGGGCCAGAAGCGGACCGGAGTGGAGCAAGAGGAGCCTAGATGGAGTAGTCGCCGAGAATCTGGTGAAGGACGCCGGCAGACTCGTCGAACCGGGCGCCTGGATGCGGTTTCCCGGCCGTGTCGGCGCCAGGTTCACCGAACGGCAGCGCCAGCCCGTCGCGGCGGAGTTTGCGGAGCGTGATTTCGACGACGTCGGCCAGCGTGTAGCGGTCGAGGATCCCGGTGATCGCGTTGTACACGTCGAGCATGACCATCCGCAGCCCGCAGTGCGCCTCATCGGGGCAGGAGCACTTCTGGTAGGCGGTCTGGCTGACGCAGCCGATGGGAGCGAGAGGGCCGTCGATGACGCGGATGACATCGCCGATGCGGATATCACGGGCGGTCTTGGCGAGACGATAGCCGCCAAACTTGCCGCGGGCGCTCTGGACGAAGCCGGCTTCCTTCAGCAGCTGGAGGATCTGTTCGAGGAACTTGATCGGCAGCTGCTCGCTGGCCGCCAACTGGGAAACGCGCAGCAGCGGCCGCCCTACTTCAGCGGCAATTCCGAGGTTGATCAGGGAGCGGAGCGCGTACTCGCCTCGTTTAGACAGTTTCATTCCAAGTTCGCGAATGTAGATTGGCTTGGTAGGAATTAAGGCAAGCCCTGATCTGTAGGGATTTACTCGTATGACGCAGACTGGCGAACTCACCAAAACCGCATCGTCCCGGCGGCCGACAAGGCCCCGAATCCGGCCTTGGGAGCGCCTGGCTGGACGCCCACTTCGGGGACAATCGCCGGGGTGCGGCAGCATCCGCCCGGGTGTCCAGATCGTGGATGCAGCGATCGCCGCAACAGCAGCGGCAAGCTGCGCGAGAGTCGCCTAAGGAAACGAAATCCGCAGCCCGTCGTAGGCCGGGGCAATGCCGGGTGGGAGCGCCGCGGCCAGCTCCGCGTGATCGTTGAGGTGCGTGAGGTGGGTCAGCCACGAACGCGGCGCGCCGATCTCCCGCGCCACGGCGACGGCCTCGTCGATGCTCATATGGGAATCGTGCGGGAGCGGACGGAGACCATCGAGGACGACGCCGGCGGCGCCGCGCGCGAGTTCCACCGCTTCGCGCGGCACTCGCTTGCAGTCGGTGTAGTAAACGAACTTCGCGCCGGTGCTCCGCTCCGTGAAGATCAATCCGAGCGTGTTCACGCCGCCATGCGGCAGCAGCGTCGAGCGGATCGTGCCCTGCGGCAGTTCGAGGAGTGTTGGCATCTCGACAAGTTTGAAGGCGGCGTAGCCTTTCGAGATCGGGCGCTCCGACATCGCGTACGGGTAGATCGACAACACCCGGCCCATGCCCTCGTCGGTGGAGTAAACGGTGAGCGCTTCGCCGCCGAGGAGGTCGCAGAACCGGCGCAGGTCATCCATGCCCGCGATGTGATCGGCATGCCCGTGGGTGAGGATGAAGAAATCGAGTTGGCGGATGTTCTCCCGCACGCACTGGAGGCGGAACTCGGGCGAGGCGTCGACCTGCACGTGCAGCCCGTCCATCACCACGTGAATGGAGCTGCGCGTGCGCTTATTGCGCGAATCGGCCGACGAGCACACCGCGCAATCGCAGGCGATCATGGGCACGCCCTGCGAAGTGCCGGTGCCGAGAAAGATAACCTCCATGAACGCAGGATCGTGCGACGGCCGACGAGATTGTCCAGTAGCCTGTCGGCAAAGTCCGACAGGCTATCAAACGATCTCGCGGTAAACGTCGGGGTGCGGACGCGGGATGACGACGGCGTTCACGAGCATGCCGGCGTCGCCGATGACCTTTCGGCCGGCGGCGACCGCAGCCTGCACCGACGACACATCACCGGTGAGGGTGAAGAACGCTTTCCCGCCGAGGGCCATCGCGAGCCGGATTTCGAGCAGTTGGACGCTGGACGATTTCGCGACGGCGTCGGCGGCGCGCAGCAGGAACCCGATATTGAACGACTCGAGAATGCCGAGCGCGCCCTCGGGCGGAGTCACGCCGGTGCGGCCGAGCGCGGTGAGCACGTCGGGATGGATCTGAGCGACGACGAAGGAATCGATGAGGCAGCCATTGGCAGCGTCGACACCGGCGGCAACCGCGCTCTCGACGGCGGAGGCCGAGCCGGCGACGAGGATCATGTATTTCCCGGCGCAGACGGAGCGCGAGAGGTAGAGCTTCACGTCACCGGCCTTCAGCACGGTGTCGGCCACCAGGTAGCCGGCGGCGACGCTCGAAAGCTCGATCAGACCCACGGATTTCTCGTTCATTAATTTGTTCCTCCGGTGCAGTGCAGCACGACGGCCTGGTCGGTCACCTCGGCGACGGTCGCAGCGACCGGGGCGTGAATGATGGCGGCCAGCGCCTGATCAGGAATTGCGCTGAGCGGTTGTCCGGCGACCACGCGCTCGCCCACGCGCACGATGGCGCGGCTGGGAGCCCCGGCGCTCTGCTTCAGCAGCAGCACGAGTTCACGCGGCGTCACCGTGCGGGGCTCCCACGGCGCGGGATGCTCGTAGGCGCCGATGGAAAGCTTTTGCACGAGCGAGCGGATTGGGACCTTGCGGCCGTCGCGCATGCCGTGCGGGCGGACTTCGGTCGGGCCGGACCAGCGCACATTGGCCTTGCGCAACTCGCCCTTGGCGCGGTCGCAGGCTTCCTTGGGGAACAGCTGCTCGGGACACGAGTAGAGGGTGCAGAGCCCGCACGCGCAGCAGAGGGCGGCCCACTCGTTCCAGTGGGCTTCGCCGGTGGCGGTGAACGCGAGCGAGCGCATGACCTGGTGCGGCTGCACCGCGTAGCCAAGAAGGAAGCGCGGACAGAACTCAGTGCAGTAGCGGCATTGGTCGCAGGCGGACTTGCCGATGGCGTGCTGTACCGCGGCGGGCTTCAACTTGCGCTGCACGACGGGGTGGTCGCGCGGGAGCACGATGATGCCGCCGGTGGTCTTGGTGACCGGCCGGGAAAAATCAGCCGTCGTCTCGCCCATCATCATGCCGCCGAGGCAGAGGACAGGATCGGGCACGGTGGCGCCGCCAGCGGCGGCGACGCAGTCCAGGAGGCGAGTGCCAAGCGGAACGGTAAGTGTGACGGGCGTGCGGACGGCACCGCCCACGGTGAGCGTCTTGTGGGTGACGGCCTGGCCGCTGGCCGCGCGGGCGATGTTGGCGAACGTCTCGACGTTGCAGACCACGACGCCGACCTTGAGCGGGATGCCGCCGGGCGGGATGAGGCGGCCGGTCGTCTCGAAGACGAGATCGTACTCGTCGCCGGCGGGATAGACGTCGGCGAGCAGGTGGACGCGAAGCGGCTTGCCGGCACAGGCGGCCTGCATCGTGGCGACGGCATGCTTGTTCTTGGCCTTGATGCCGATGATGCCGGACTTCGCCTGCACGGCGTGCATCGCGAGTTCCAGGCCGCGCACGACCAACTCAGCCTCGCGCTCCATCACGGCCGCGTCCTTGTGGAGCAACGGCTCGCACTCAGCGCCGTTGGCGATGACGGTGTCGGCCTGCGCGGCGAGTTTGACGTGCGTCGGGAAGCCGCCGCCGCCAGCCCCCACCACGCCCGCAGCCCGGACTTGTTCGACAAGGTTCATGCTGGAGATCTGTTGGATATGCGTGGCGGCGGGGCGGCTGCCAACCGTGAAACCATCGAACCGTCCGGGTAACTCGGCAGCCCGGTGCCGCCGCACGATCGGCGACGCACGGACGCGGCGGCGGCGCGATCAGCGATCCTCCGCGTGGGCCTGGTAGTACTTGCGGTATTGGCCGCCATCGATGGCAGCGAGGACCTTGGATGGGTGCAGCGGCTTATCCTCCCCTCCCTGCCGAACGTAGATGCTGGCCGGAGGGTTCTTGCGGACCGCGAGCTCGCTGGTGTCGTAGAGGGCATCGCTCATCTCGCGAAGCGCGACGAGCGCGTAGCACTTCGCCTCCGGCGTGCCGTGATCGAAGGCGGCGAGCACGAAGCGGATCGACTCCGACTTTTTCAGGATCGCGGCGAAGGCTTGTTCGCCGGGGGACAACTCGCCCGCAGGCCCCACCGAACCGAAGACGAACACATTCACGGCAATGAGTTTCTGGACGTCGGGATCGTAGAACTCCTTCTGCTTCGGCGGCGCGGAGGCGCCGAGGAGGCAGACACAGGACGCGATGAGCGTGACGAGCATTCCGATGCGCATGGGCCGAGCAGACTCCGAAACGCGGGCGGTCGGAAGCCAATTCCGGCCGGGCCGCCGGTCGGCGCGGGTCCGCGGGCGGCGTTGCCATCCCTAAACAAAAGAAACGCGCCACTCGCGTGGCGCGTTTCCCAAACATCGGGAGAGCGGATCGATCCGCCCTCGCAGACGGAATCTTAGTAGTCCATGCCACCCATACCCGGGGCGCCCGCCGGAGCGTGCGCTTCCTTCTTCTCCGGGATCTCGGTGATCATGCACTCGGTCGTGAGGAGCAGACCGGCGACGGAGGCCGCGTTCTGCAGCGCGGTGCGGGTGACCTTGGTCGGGTCAACCACGCCGGCCTTGACGAGGTCCTCGTACTTGTCGGTCGCGACGTTGTAGCCGAAGTTGGCCTTGCCGGCCAGGACGTCCTTGACGACGACACCGCCATCGACGCCCGCGTTGGCGCAGAGCTGCTTCAGCGGATGCTCGATCGCACGGCGAACGATGTTCGCGCCGATCTTTTCGTCACCCTCGAGCTGGAGAGCCTCGATGGCCTTCGCGGTGCGAAGGAGAGCGACGCCGCCGCCGGCGACGATGCCTTCCTCAACCGCCGCACGGGTGGCGTGGAGGGCGTCTTCGACGCGGGCCTTCTTCTCCTTCATCTCGGTCTCGGTCGCGGCGCCAACGTTGATGACGGCAACGCCACCGGCGAGCTTGGCCAGACGCTCCTGCAGCTTCTCGCGATCGTAATCGGAGGTGGTCTCGTCGATCTGACGACGGATCTGCTTCACGCGGCCCTGGATGTCGGAGCCCTTGCCGGCGCCTTCGACGATCGTGGTGTTTTCCTTGTCAACCGTGATGCGCTTGGCGCGACCGAGGTCGCTGATCGTGACGTTCTCGAGCTTGATGCCGAGGTCCTCGGTGATGCAGCGGCCGCCGGTGAGGATCGCGATGTCCTCGAGCATGGCCTTGCGACGGTCACCGAAGCCAGGCGCCTTGACGGCGCAGACGTTCAGCGTGCCACGGATCTTGTTCACGACGAGCGCGGCGAGGGCTTCGCCCTCGACTTCCTCGGCGATGACGAGGAGGGGCTTGCCGCTCTTGGCGACGATCTGGAGCAGCGGAAGGAGGTCCTGCAGGCTCGAGATCTTCTTCTCGTTGATTAGCACATACGCGTCTTCGAGGACGGCCTCCATGGCCTCCGCGTTGGTGGCGAAGTACGGCGAGAGGTAGCCCTTGTCGAACTGCATGCCCTCGACGACGTCGAGAGTGGTCTCGATGGACTTGGCCTCTTCGACGGTGATGGTGCCGTCCTTGCCGACCTTATCCATGGCGTCGGCGATGATGTCACCGATCGTCTCGTCCCAATTGGCGGAAACGGTGGCGACCTGGCGGATTTCCTCGCGGTCGTTGACCTTCTTGGAGGTGCGGGCGAGCTCGGCGATCGCGGCCTCGACGGCCTTGTCGATACCGCGCTTCAGGTACACCGGATTGGAGCCGGCGGTGACGTTCTTCAGACCTTCGCGGTAGATGCCCTCGGCGAGGACGGTCGCGGTGGTGGTGCCGTCGCCGGCCGCGTCGCTCGTCTTGGAGGCGACTTCCTTCACCATCTGCGCGCCCATGTTCTCGTAGGGATCGGGCAGCTCGACTTCCTTGGCCACGGTCACGCCGTCCTTGGTGACGGTCGGAGAGCCAAATTTCTTGTCGATGACGACGTTGCGGCCCTTGGGCCCGAGAGTAACCTTGACGGCGCGGGAGAGAAGCTCGACGCCCTTGAGGACTTTCTGACGAGCGGCCTCGTCGAACAGGAGTTGTTTAGCAGCCATTGTGTCTAAGTGAGAATTGTTGGTTGGAGAGTTTGAGAAACCCGGAAGGCTCAGCCGATGACGCCGAGGATGTCGTCCTCACGGACGAGCGTGTACTTCTTGTCGTCGAGCTTCACCTCGGTGCCGCCGTACTTGCTGATGAGGACGCGGTCGCCGACCTTGACCTCGAACGGGGTGACCTTGCCGTCTTCCGACTTCTTGCCGGTCCCGAGAGCGATCACCTTCGCCTCCTGGGGCTTTTCCTTAGCCGAATCCGGGATGATGATACCTCCGCGGACCTGCTCTTTTTCCTCGATGTGTTCAACGAGAACACGGTCACCGATGGGCTTGATTTTGACGTTCGCCATATTGGTTGAGTTTAGGGTTGAAGGTTGGATTTTTCTGGGTCGTACGAAAAACGCACCCGCGGCGCCGGGGCGCTGCGGGTACGCTAGAGTGATGGGTTGACCTATTTTTTCTTGTCCTCGTCAACGACCTCGAAGTCGGCGTCGACGACGTCGGCCTTCTTCTCGGTCTTCTTGCCGGAGGCCTCGGGCTTCGGGGCCTCGCCGCTCGCGGCGGCACCCGCACCGGAGGCAGCGCCGGCAGCCTGCTGGGCCTTCTGCGCCTCCTGGTAGAGTTCACCGCCGACGGCGCTGAGCTTCTCCATCGCCGCCTTCATGCGCGCGACGTCGTTGCTTTCGAGATCCTTCTTGGCGTCCTTCAGCGCGTCCTCGGCCTTCGACTTGATGTTGGCCGGGAGCTTGTCGCCGGAATCCTTGAGGGTCTTCTCAAGCTGGTAGACCGTCGAATCGAGCTGGTTCTTGGTCTCGACGGACTCCTTGCGCTTGCGGTCCTCCTCGGCGTGCAGCTCGGCCTCCTTGGTCATCTTCTCGACCTCGTCCTTGGAAAGGCCGGACGAGCCCTGGATGGTGATCTTCTGGTCCTTGCCGGTGCCGAGGTCCTTCGCGGAGACGTGCAGGATGCCGTTGGCGTCGATGTCGAACGTGACCTCGATCTGCGGCATGCCGCGCGGCGCCGGCGGGATGCCGTCGAGGCGGAAGGTGCCGAGGATCTTGTTGTCCCGCGACATCGGGCGCTCGCCTTGGAGCACCACGATTTCGACGGACGGCTGGTTGTCGCTGTAGGTGGAGAAGACCTGGGTCTTCTTCGTCGGAATGGTCGTGTTGCGCGGGATCATCGGCGTGGCGACCTGGCCCGCGGTCTCAATGCCGAGGGTCAGCGGAGTCACGTCGAGGAGAAGGACGTCGCGCACCTCGCCCTTGAGCACGCCACCCTGAATCGCGGCGCCGACGGCGACCACTTCGTCAGGATTGACGCCCTGGTGCGGCTGCTTGCCGCCAAGCTGGCGCGCGATCTCGACGACCTTCGGCATGCGGGTCATGCCGCCCACGAGCACGAGCTCGTCGATTTGGGCGGTCGTCAGCTCCGCGTCCTTCACGCAGTTCTTGAACGGCGGGATGCAGCGCTGGAACAGCGAGTCGCAGATCTGCTCCATCTTGGCGCGGGTCAGCTGCACGTTGAGGTGCTTCGGACCGGACGCGTCGGCCGTGATGAACGGCAGATTGATGTCCACGGTCTGGGCGGACGAAAGGGCGATCTTGGCCTTCTCAGCCTCTTCCTTCAGGCGCTGGAGGGCCATCGGGTCCTTCCGGAGATCAATGCCGTTCTCCTTCTTGAACTCGTCGACGAGCCAGCTGATCAGCGCCTCGTCCCAGTTG includes the following:
- a CDS encoding BMC domain-containing protein; protein product: MNEKSVGLIELSSVAAGYLVADTVLKAGDVKLYLSRSVCAGKYMILVAGSASAVESAVAAGVDAANGCLIDSFVVAQIHPDVLTALGRTGVTPPEGALGILESFNIGFLLRAADAVAKSSSVQLLEIRLAMALGGKAFFTLTGDVSSVQAAVAAGRKVIGDAGMLVNAVVIPRPHPDVYREIV
- the dnaK gene encoding molecular chaperone DnaK; protein product: MSRILGIDLGTTNSCMSVMEGGEPVVIPNAEGARTTPSVVAFTKNGERLVGQAAKRQAVTNPRNTIFSAKRFIGRKFAEVREEAKNMPFKVVEGKNGDAYIEALVGDKTEQFAPQQISAFVLAKMKADAEAYLGEKITQAVITVPAYFNDSQRQATKDAGKIAGLEVLRIINEPTAASLAYGLDKKKDEKIAVFDLGGGTFDISVLEIGDGVFEVKATNGDTHLGGDNWDEALISWLVDEFKKENGIDLRKDPMALQRLKEEAEKAKIALSSAQTVDINLPFITADASGPKHLNVQLTRAKMEQICDSLFQRCIPPFKNCVKDAELTTAQIDELVLVGGMTRMPKVVEIARQLGGKQPHQGVNPDEVVAVGAAIQGGVLKGEVRDVLLLDVTPLTLGIETAGQVATPMIPRNTTIPTKKTQVFSTYSDNQPSVEIVVLQGERPMSRDNKILGTFRLDGIPPAPRGMPQIEVTFDIDANGILHVSAKDLGTGKDQKITIQGSSGLSKDEVEKMTKEAELHAEEDRKRKESVETKNQLDSTVYQLEKTLKDSGDKLPANIKSKAEDALKDAKKDLESNDVARMKAAMEKLSAVGGELYQEAQKAQQAAGAASGAGAAASGEAPKPEASGKKTEKKADVVDADFEVVDEDKKK
- a CDS encoding MBL fold metallo-hydrolase, which produces MEVIFLGTGTSQGVPMIACDCAVCSSADSRNKRTRSSIHVVMDGLHVQVDASPEFRLQCVRENIRQLDFFILTHGHADHIAGMDDLRRFCDLLGGEALTVYSTDEGMGRVLSIYPYAMSERPISKGYAAFKLVEMPTLLELPQGTIRSTLLPHGGVNTLGLIFTERSTGAKFVYYTDCKRVPREAVELARGAAGVVLDGLRPLPHDSHMSIDEAVAVAREIGAPRSWLTHLTHLNDHAELAAALPPGIAPAYDGLRISFP
- the groL gene encoding chaperonin GroEL (60 kDa chaperone family; promotes refolding of misfolded polypeptides especially under stressful conditions; forms two stacked rings of heptamers to form a barrel-shaped 14mer; ends can be capped by GroES; misfolded proteins enter the barrel where they are refolded when GroES binds); translation: MAAKQLLFDEAARQKVLKGVELLSRAVKVTLGPKGRNVVIDKKFGSPTVTKDGVTVAKEVELPDPYENMGAQMVKEVASKTSDAAGDGTTTATVLAEGIYREGLKNVTAGSNPVYLKRGIDKAVEAAIAELARTSKKVNDREEIRQVATVSANWDETIGDIIADAMDKVGKDGTITVEEAKSIETTLDVVEGMQFDKGYLSPYFATNAEAMEAVLEDAYVLINEKKISSLQDLLPLLQIVAKSGKPLLVIAEEVEGEALAALVVNKIRGTLNVCAVKAPGFGDRRKAMLEDIAILTGGRCITEDLGIKLENVTISDLGRAKRITVDKENTTIVEGAGKGSDIQGRVKQIRRQIDETTSDYDREKLQERLAKLAGGVAVINVGAATETEMKEKKARVEDALHATRAAVEEGIVAGGGVALLRTAKAIEALQLEGDEKIGANIVRRAIEHPLKQLCANAGVDGGVVVKDVLAGKANFGYNVATDKYEDLVKAGVVDPTKVTRTALQNAASVAGLLLTTECMITEIPEKKEAHAPAGAPGMGGMDY
- the groES gene encoding co-chaperone GroES, coding for MANVKIKPIGDRVLVEHIEEKEQVRGGIIIPDSAKEKPQEAKVIALGTGKKSEDGKVTPFEVKVGDRVLISKYGGTEVKLDDKKYTLVREDDILGVIG
- a CDS encoding Rrf2 family transcriptional regulator, with product MKLSKRGEYALRSLINLGIAAEVGRPLLRVSQLAASEQLPIKFLEQILQLLKEAGFVQSARGKFGGYRLAKTARDIRIGDVIRVIDGPLAPIGCVSQTAYQKCSCPDEAHCGLRMVMLDVYNAITGILDRYTLADVVEITLRKLRRDGLALPFGEPGADTAGKPHPGARFDESAGVLHQILGDYSI
- a CDS encoding 4Fe-4S dicluster domain-containing protein translates to MNLVEQVRAAGVVGAGGGGFPTHVKLAAQADTVIANGAECEPLLHKDAAVMEREAELVVRGLELAMHAVQAKSGIIGIKAKNKHAVATMQAACAGKPLRVHLLADVYPAGDEYDLVFETTGRLIPPGGIPLKVGVVVCNVETFANIARAASGQAVTHKTLTVGGAVRTPVTLTVPLGTRLLDCVAAAGGATVPDPVLCLGGMMMGETTADFSRPVTKTTGGIIVLPRDHPVVQRKLKPAAVQHAIGKSACDQCRYCTEFCPRFLLGYAVQPHQVMRSLAFTATGEAHWNEWAALCCACGLCTLYSCPEQLFPKEACDRAKGELRKANVRWSGPTEVRPHGMRDGRKVPIRSLVQKLSIGAYEHPAPWEPRTVTPRELVLLLKQSAGAPSRAIVRVGERVVAGQPLSAIPDQALAAIIHAPVAATVAEVTDQAVVLHCTGGTN